A section of the Malania oleifera isolate guangnan ecotype guangnan chromosome 2, ASM2987363v1, whole genome shotgun sequence genome encodes:
- the LOC131149754 gene encoding myb-related protein Zm38-like translates to MRNPSSAKSGGSSAVAENNNNNNNNNNNSKGSSGGSSGGGGGGGGKTTPCCSKVGLKRGPWTPEEDEVLARFIRREGEGRWRTLPKRAGLLRCGKSCRLRWMNYLRPSVKRGHIAPDEEDLILRLHRLLGNRWSLIAGRIPGRTDNEIKNYWNTHLSKKLISQGIDPRTHKPLNSNTTTSHLNLPQSSAPSSSSIPNHHHHHLHQTRPVETSPQNPNHQHHHDDPDPTPHASAIINTTHHHHHHLHESPAAPIINSGIVKGGPSSSPSYGYYDGSAAGFDQYHAQANLPNFDTPVPGLIRNNSNIHITSGLVYEEEEDEMMNQCPTDDVFSSFLNSLINEDMFAGSSAQHQLLQQPNGASNNSIAPPQGTSADHATLISSAQAFGFGTSWESAVLSSTTSPFHNQSDPKRISDHIEKHL, encoded by the exons atgaggaaCCCATCATCGGCGAAGAGTGGTGGAAGCAGTGCAGTAGCAGagaataataacaataataataacaacaataataatagtaagggGAGCAGCGGCGGTagtagtggtggtggtggtggtggtggaggtaaAACCACGCCGTGCTGCAGCAAGGTGGGGCTGAAGAGGGGGCCGTGGACGCCGGAGGAGGACGAGGTGCTGGCGAGGTTCATAAGGAGGGAGGGGGAGGGGAGGTGGAGGACGCTGCCCAAGAGGGCGGGGCTCCTCCGCTGCGGGAAGAGCTGCCGCCTCCGGTGGATGAACTACCTCCGCCCCTCCGTCAAGCGCGGCCACATCGCCCCCGACGAGGAGGACCTCATCCTCCGTCTCCATCGCCTCCTCGGCAACAG ATGGTCATTGATAGCTGGGAGGATTCCGGGACGCACAGACAATGAGATAAAGAACTATTGGAACACTCACCTCAGCAAGAAGCTCATCAGCCAAGGCATAGATCCCAGAACACACaaacccctaaactctaacacCACTACTTCTCACCTTAATCTCCCCCAATCTTCTGCTCCTTCTTCCTCATCTATACCAAACCACcaccatcatcatcttcatcaaactcgGCCAGTCGAAACCTcccctcaaaaccctaatcaccaaCACCACCATGATGATCCCGATCCGACTCCTCACGCTTCCGCGATCATCAATACTACTCACCACCATCACCATCATTTACATGAATCACCGGCGGCTCCGATAATTAATTCAGGCATCGTAAAGGGTGGACCGTCCTCTTCGCCCTCCTACGGATACTACGACGGTAGCGCTGCTGGATTTGATCAATATCACGCCCAAGCCAATCTTCCGAATTTTGACACTCCCGTGCCGGGTTTGATCAGAAACAATAGCAATATTCATATTACATCCGGGCTCGTCTACGAGGAAGAAGAGGACGAGATGATGAACCAGTGCCCCACCGACGACGTATTCTCTTCCTTCTTGAATTCGTTAATCAACGAAGACATGTTTGCCGGTTCAAGTGCTCAACACCAACTGCTGCAGCAGCCGAATGGGGCTAGTAACAACAGTATTGCACCACCGCAGGGTACTTCTGCAGATCATGCTACTTTGATCTCTTCTGCTCAGGCTTTTGGATTCGGCACAAGCTGGGAATCTGCTGTATTGTCTTCTACGACGTCTCCATTTCACAACCAGAGCGATCCAAAGAGGATTAGTGATCATATTGAAAAGCATCTCTGA
- the LOC131149756 gene encoding peptidyl-tRNA hydrolase, mitochondrial isoform X1, protein MLNRFSRRWFCSASPSPWLFVGLGNPGDKYKGTRHNVGFEMIDAFAESQGIPLNTAHCKAIFGQGFVGDVPVFLAKPQTYMNLSGESTGPLAAYYKLPLNRVVVFHDDMDLPCGVLRLHHKGGHRRHNGLKSVIHHFRGNREFARLRIGIGRPPGQMDPKAFLLQKFNAMAQERIDVALKEGVGVLKLLISRGLTESARCFNKEQKYKHIRLQTMPT, encoded by the exons ATGCTTAACAGATTTTCTAGACGTTGGTTCTGCAGTGCTTCTCCATCGCCATGGCTTTTCGTGGGCTTGGGCAACCCTGGTGATAAATACAAAGGAACAAGACATAAT GTGGGTTTTGAGATGATTGATGCATTTGCTGAATCTCAAGGGATCCCATTGAATACAGCTCATTGTAAAGCTATATTTGGACAAG GATTTGTTGGTGATGTTCCTGTTTTCCTTGCAAAGCCCCAGACTTATATGAATTTGAGTGGTGAATCT ACTGGACCACTTGCTGCTTACTATAAGTTACCGCTTAATCGTGTGGTTGTG TTTCATGATGACATGGACTTGCCATGTGGCGTGCTCCGTCTCCACCACAAAGGAGGTCATAGAAGGCATAATGG GCTGAAGAGTGTGATCCATCATTTTCGAGGGAATAGAGAGTTTGCTCGACTGAGGATTG GTATTGGGAGGCCGCCTGGTCAAATGGATCCAAAAGCATTCTTGCTTCAAAAATTCAATGCGATGGCTCAAGAAAGA ATTGATGTCGCTTTAAAAGAAGGGGTCGGCGTATTGAAGCTCCTTATTTCCAGAGGCTTGACAGAAAGTGCAAGATGCTTCAACAAGGAGCAAAAGTACAAGCACATAAGATTGCAGACAATGCCAACATGA
- the LOC131149756 gene encoding peptidyl-tRNA hydrolase, mitochondrial isoform X2, with protein sequence MKQVGFEMIDAFAESQGIPLNTAHCKAIFGQGFVGDVPVFLAKPQTYMNLSGESTGPLAAYYKLPLNRVVVFHDDMDLPCGVLRLHHKGGHRRHNGLKSVIHHFRGNREFARLRIGIGRPPGQMDPKAFLLQKFNAMAQERIDVALKEGVGVLKLLISRGLTESARCFNKEQKYKHIRLQTMPT encoded by the exons ATGAAGCAGGTGGGTTTTGAGATGATTGATGCATTTGCTGAATCTCAAGGGATCCCATTGAATACAGCTCATTGTAAAGCTATATTTGGACAAG GATTTGTTGGTGATGTTCCTGTTTTCCTTGCAAAGCCCCAGACTTATATGAATTTGAGTGGTGAATCT ACTGGACCACTTGCTGCTTACTATAAGTTACCGCTTAATCGTGTGGTTGTG TTTCATGATGACATGGACTTGCCATGTGGCGTGCTCCGTCTCCACCACAAAGGAGGTCATAGAAGGCATAATGG GCTGAAGAGTGTGATCCATCATTTTCGAGGGAATAGAGAGTTTGCTCGACTGAGGATTG GTATTGGGAGGCCGCCTGGTCAAATGGATCCAAAAGCATTCTTGCTTCAAAAATTCAATGCGATGGCTCAAGAAAGA ATTGATGTCGCTTTAAAAGAAGGGGTCGGCGTATTGAAGCTCCTTATTTCCAGAGGCTTGACAGAAAGTGCAAGATGCTTCAACAAGGAGCAAAAGTACAAGCACATAAGATTGCAGACAATGCCAACATGA